The Streptomyces sp. NBC_01255 genome window below encodes:
- a CDS encoding MarR family winged helix-turn-helix transcriptional regulator translates to MESSPRPRTDQAPADPAAADGALATQPIGYWSGLAHAAVTRHLRDAMARIDVTQPQYWVLNRVNGGPGAPSREEVVGQLTPLADGPHEIARVVEQLLHRGWLRADDARRLHLTDAGEAARVRLRELVTEVRAEVHEGISDEEYVAALKVLRRMVANVEGDGAA, encoded by the coding sequence ATGGAATCTTCGCCTCGCCCCAGGACCGACCAGGCGCCCGCCGACCCCGCGGCCGCCGACGGCGCCCTCGCCACCCAGCCCATCGGCTACTGGAGCGGCCTCGCGCATGCGGCCGTCACCCGGCACCTGCGGGACGCCATGGCCCGGATCGACGTGACACAGCCGCAGTACTGGGTGCTGAACCGGGTGAACGGCGGTCCCGGGGCGCCGAGCCGCGAGGAGGTCGTCGGCCAGCTGACGCCCCTCGCGGACGGGCCGCACGAGATCGCGCGCGTCGTCGAGCAGTTGCTGCACCGCGGCTGGCTCCGGGCGGACGACGCGCGGCGCCTGCACCTCACCGACGCGGGCGAGGCCGCCCGCGTACGACTCCGTGAGCTGGTGACCGAGGTACGCGCCGAGGTCCACGAGGGCATCAGCGACGAGGAGTACGTGGCCGCCCTGAAGGTCCTGCGCCGGATGGTCGCCAACGTCGAGGGGGACGGGGCCGCTTAG
- a CDS encoding ROK family protein, with protein sequence MHTAPATRPAPGPVVALDVGGTKIAGALVDGEGRVRVRAQRPTPAREDGETVMRAVEAVLGELAATPLWEAAGAVGIGSAGPVDASRGTVSPVNVPGWRDFPLVERVRRATEGRPVTLVGDGVAMTAAEHWLGAARGHDNALCLVVSTGVGGGLVLDGRLHPGPTGNAGHLGHISVDLDGDPCACGGRGCVERLASGPHIARRALENGWRPGPDGDASAAAVAAAARAGDPVAVASFERAAQALAAGIAATATLVEIDIAVVGGGVAGAGEVLFGPLRRSLGSYATLSFVRNLTVVPAVTGTDAGLLGAAAAAGCGRGGGVWSGSGS encoded by the coding sequence ATGCACACCGCCCCCGCCACCCGCCCCGCGCCGGGTCCTGTCGTCGCGCTCGACGTCGGCGGCACCAAGATCGCCGGGGCGCTGGTCGACGGTGAGGGACGCGTCCGGGTGCGGGCCCAGCGGCCCACCCCCGCGCGGGAGGACGGCGAGACCGTGATGCGGGCCGTCGAGGCCGTGCTCGGGGAGCTCGCCGCCACGCCGCTGTGGGAGGCCGCGGGGGCCGTCGGCATCGGCAGCGCCGGCCCGGTGGACGCCTCGCGGGGGACCGTGAGCCCGGTGAACGTGCCCGGCTGGCGCGACTTCCCGCTCGTCGAACGGGTCCGCCGGGCGACGGAAGGGCGCCCGGTCACCCTGGTCGGCGACGGGGTCGCCATGACCGCCGCCGAACACTGGCTCGGCGCCGCCCGCGGCCACGACAACGCCCTCTGCCTCGTGGTCTCCACCGGCGTCGGCGGCGGTCTCGTCCTCGACGGCCGGCTCCACCCAGGACCCACCGGCAACGCCGGTCACCTCGGCCACATCTCCGTGGACCTGGACGGTGATCCCTGCGCTTGTGGCGGGCGAGGCTGTGTCGAACGGCTCGCCAGCGGCCCGCACATCGCGCGCCGCGCCCTGGAGAACGGCTGGCGGCCGGGGCCCGACGGCGACGCCTCAGCGGCGGCGGTGGCCGCCGCCGCGCGCGCCGGCGACCCGGTCGCCGTGGCCTCGTTCGAGCGGGCCGCGCAGGCGCTCGCGGCGGGCATCGCCGCCACGGCGACGCTCGTCGAGATCGACATCGCGGTCGTCGGCGGCGGGGTGGCGGGCGCGGGCGAGGTCCTCTTCGGTCCGCTGCGGCGCAGCCTCGGGAGCTACGCGACGCTCTCCTTCGTACGGAACCTCACGGTCGTCCCGGCGGTCACCGGTACCGACGCCGGACTCCTCGGCGCCGCGGCGGCGGCCGGGTGCGGCAGGGGCGGGGGAGTCTGGTCCGGCTCCGGCTCCTGA
- a CDS encoding LacI family DNA-binding transcriptional regulator, with product MADIARRTDHRYGIRPTMKDVAARAGVGLKTVSRVVNGEPGVTTDTERRVQEAIEALGFRRNDSARVLRKGRTATVGLVLEDLADPFYGPLSRAVEEVARAHGALLINGSSAEDPAREQELALALCARRVDGLIVIPAGDDHRYLEPEIRAGVATVFVDRPAGRIDADAVLSDSFGGARDGVAHLIAHGHRRIGFVGDRPRIHTGAERLRGYRAAMEDAGLPVREEWVSLGSTHPERVGAAVREMLTAPEPVTALFAGNNRVTVTAVRTLAGHASPIALVGFDDIELADLLGITVIAQDAAALGRTAAERLFRRLDGAGGAPERVVLGTTLIARGSGEIAPPAG from the coding sequence GTGGCCGACATCGCCCGCCGCACCGATCACCGCTACGGCATCCGGCCCACGATGAAGGACGTCGCCGCCCGCGCGGGCGTCGGCCTCAAGACGGTCTCCCGGGTCGTGAACGGCGAGCCGGGCGTCACCACGGACACCGAGCGCCGCGTCCAGGAGGCCATCGAGGCCCTCGGGTTCCGCCGCAACGACAGCGCGCGGGTCCTGCGCAAGGGCAGGACGGCCACCGTCGGCCTGGTCCTCGAAGATCTCGCCGACCCGTTCTACGGGCCGCTCAGCCGCGCGGTCGAGGAGGTCGCCCGGGCGCACGGCGCGCTCCTCATCAACGGCTCCAGCGCCGAGGACCCGGCCCGGGAGCAGGAGTTGGCGCTCGCGCTGTGCGCGCGCCGGGTCGACGGCCTCATCGTCATCCCCGCCGGTGACGACCACCGCTATCTGGAACCGGAGATCAGGGCGGGCGTCGCCACGGTCTTCGTCGACCGGCCTGCGGGCCGGATCGACGCCGACGCCGTCCTCTCCGACAGCTTCGGCGGGGCGCGCGACGGCGTGGCCCATCTGATCGCCCACGGACACCGCCGGATCGGTTTCGTCGGCGACCGGCCGCGCATCCACACCGGCGCGGAACGGCTCCGCGGCTACCGCGCGGCGATGGAGGACGCGGGCCTGCCGGTCCGGGAGGAGTGGGTCTCGCTCGGGTCGACGCACCCGGAGCGGGTGGGCGCGGCCGTACGGGAGATGCTGACCGCGCCGGAGCCGGTGACGGCGCTGTTCGCGGGGAACAACCGGGTCACCGTGACGGCGGTGCGGACCCTCGCCGGGCACGCGTCCCCGATCGCCCTCGTCGGTTTCGACGACATCGAACTGGCCGACCTGCTCGGCATCACGGTCATCGCGCAGGACGCCGCCGCTCTCGGCCGGACCGCCGCGGAGCGGCTCTTCCGCCGCCTCGACGGGGCGGGCGGGGCGCCGGAGCGGGTGGTGCTCGGCACGACGCTCATCGCCCGCGGTTCGGGCGAGATCGCGCCGCCGGCCGGCTGA
- a CDS encoding NUDIX hydrolase, whose protein sequence is MIVWINGTFGAGKSSTARELVDLIPHSTLFDPELVGGAMTWLLPAKRLAEVEDFQDLAIWRRMVVDTAAALLAEVGGVLIVPMTLLRQEYRDEIFGALAARRIEVRHVLLAPEETILRQRIDGRTEHGEPEADARVRQWCHGHIPPYLAALDWLVGDAFVVDTSELTVAEAARTVADAVLADRAAPCGIVQTPEPTGETLAAGVLLFDEEDRFLLVDPTYKPGWEFPGGVVEPGEPPARAGVREVAEELGLELDAVPRLLLVDWERPKPPGYGGLRLLFDGGTLRADDTARLRLPGAELREWRFVTEEEAAGLLPPVRYDRLHWALRARERGTVLNLEAGVPVGQDAPTGVPVGQDGP, encoded by the coding sequence GTGATCGTCTGGATCAACGGTACGTTCGGTGCGGGGAAGTCCAGTACCGCGCGCGAACTGGTCGATCTGATCCCGCACAGCACGCTGTTCGACCCCGAGCTCGTCGGCGGGGCCATGACCTGGCTGCTCCCGGCCAAGCGGCTCGCCGAGGTCGAGGACTTCCAGGACCTGGCGATCTGGCGGCGCATGGTCGTCGACACCGCCGCCGCCCTGCTGGCCGAGGTCGGCGGGGTGCTGATCGTCCCCATGACCCTGCTCCGGCAGGAGTACCGGGACGAGATCTTCGGCGCGCTCGCCGCCCGCAGGATCGAGGTGCGGCATGTCCTGCTCGCTCCGGAGGAAACGATCCTGCGGCAGCGGATCGACGGCCGGACCGAGCACGGCGAACCCGAGGCCGACGCCCGCGTCCGGCAGTGGTGCCACGGCCACATACCGCCGTACCTGGCCGCGCTCGACTGGCTCGTGGGGGACGCGTTCGTCGTCGACACCTCGGAGCTCACCGTGGCCGAGGCCGCCCGGACCGTCGCCGACGCGGTCCTGGCCGACCGGGCCGCGCCGTGCGGAATCGTCCAGACGCCCGAACCGACGGGCGAGACCCTCGCCGCGGGCGTCCTGCTCTTCGACGAGGAGGACCGCTTCCTGCTCGTCGACCCCACGTACAAGCCCGGCTGGGAGTTCCCCGGCGGTGTCGTCGAACCGGGCGAACCACCGGCCCGCGCCGGAGTGCGCGAGGTGGCGGAGGAGCTCGGGCTCGAACTCGACGCCGTACCCCGCCTGTTGCTCGTCGACTGGGAGAGGCCCAAGCCCCCGGGATACGGCGGCCTCCGCCTCCTCTTCGACGGAGGCACGCTCCGCGCCGACGACACCGCGCGCCTCCGCCTCCCCGGCGCCGAGCTCCGCGAGTGGCGCTTCGTCACCGAGGAGGAGGCAGCGGGCCTGCTGCCGCCCGTCCGCTACGACCGCCTCCACTGGGCGCTGCGCGCCCGCGAACGCGGCACCGTGCTCAACCTGGAGGCAGGGGTCCCGGTGGGGCAGGACGCACCCACAGGGGTCCCCGTGGGCCAGGACGGACCCTAG